A window of the Lactuca sativa cultivar Salinas chromosome 5, Lsat_Salinas_v11, whole genome shotgun sequence genome harbors these coding sequences:
- the LOC111910404 gene encoding F-box/kelch-repeat protein At3g06240, producing MATLKDGMSPYESGGAEERFRKMPFRPGIYEEPQNVSHEAGRDNSTGASEICTHHVGNFASISSDSEISELEQMLKQMTFTRSVTQRLILLLHSRTIEESPTPLLRLEASPTSGSMKRPKHGDERDNFHASVVSSRLLEEEIAQDSKFISNNGTGLPNPITSTTSPQQPATMENLPHELLSNIFIRLFAKQLAQMRSVSKSWNAFLSHPSFVKSHLHHSIHNNDQILLIFQDEEFYSDTKPFTAIPSRSPRLELTNFIKFPVKPQSGHTDGIRVIGSVNGLICSSYDNHSVIHIWNPSLSAVLTLPPYSTPSNGYNSFKIHFRFGFDPKSNDYKVVKLTGLNGPYENVVTWWLQVEIYSMRKGSWKLITARFPSHITTITNGDDVCVDGHDGCLHWLGYDYIIENTDLKMIVAFDLGSETFREIPLPDSILNDDREIVLGVLAKKLCVMTHVGVDGTCDVWVMDKYGVAESWVKRHVFSQFDVGACLFGFTSHNEFLIVDDGHLVLYNPNTNEQIRLEGYCPEDYDVQNIMEYVDSLVWVAPAKA from the exons ATGGCGACGTTGAAAGATGGAATGTCTCCTTACGAAAGCGGTGGAGCCGAAGAAAGGTTCCGTAAGATGCCTTTCCGACCAG GGATTTATGAAGAACCCCAAAATGTTTCTCATGAGGCAGGGAGAGAT AATTCAACTGGAGCATCAGAAATATGCACCCATCATGTTGGGAATTTTGCTAGCATTTCTTCTGACAGTGAGATATCAGAGCTTGAACAAATGTTGAAACAGATGACCTTTACTAG GTCTGTAACCCAGCGCTTGATATTGTTGTTGCATTCAAGAACCATTGAGGAGTCACCAACTCCTCTTTTAAGGCTTGAAGCATCACCAACAAGTGGATCAATGAAAAGACCCAAACATGGAGATGAGAGGGATAACTTCCATGCTTCTGTTGTCAGTTCAAGA CTTCTTGAAGAAGAGATTGCTCAAGATTCAAAGTTTATTAGTAATAATGGGACAGGCCTTCCAAATCCAATCACATCAACAACTTCACCACAACAACCGGCGACTATGGAGAACCTCCCACATGAGCTTTTATCAAATATATTTATCCGTTTATTTGCCAAACAACTTGCTCAAATGAGATCTGTCTCCAAATCATGGAATGCTTTTCTGTCTCATCCCTCTTTTGTAAAATCCCACCTCCATCATTCCATCCATAACAACGATCAAATTCTATTGATCTTCCAAGATGAAGAATTTTATTCCGACACCAAACCATTCACAGCAATACCGAGTCGATCTCCCCGTCTTGAGCTCACTAATTTCATCAAATTCCCGGTTAAACCCCAATCTGGACATACAGATGGCATCAGGGTTATTGGTTCTGTTAACGGCTTAATATGCTCTTCTTACGATAATCATTCTGTGATTCACATTTGGAACCCTTCTCTCTCCGCCGTGTTAACTCTCCCGCCATACTCCACCCCCTCCAATGGTTACAATTCGTTCAAAATCCATTTCCGGTTTGGGTTTGATCCTAAATCAAATGATTACAAAGTTGTCAAGCTCACAGGCCTTAATGGACCGTATGAAAATGTCGTTACATGGTGGCTGCAAGTTGAGATTTATAGTATGAGAAAAGGTTCCTGGAAGTTGATCACCGCAAGGTTTCCCTCTCACATCACAACCATTACCAatggtgatgatgtttgtgttgaTGGCCATGACGGTTGTCTACATTGGCTTGGTTATGATTATATTATCGAGAATACTGATTTAAAAATGATAGTGGCATTTGATTTGGGTTCAGAGACATTCCGTGAGATACCTCTTCCAGATTCTATACTAAATGATGACCGTGAGATTGTTTTAGGAGTTTTGGCCAAAAAGCTATGTGTGATGACACATGTTGGGGTTGATGGCACATGTGATGTGTGGGTGATGGATAAGTATGGGGTGGCCGAATCATGGGTCAAGCGCCATGTCTTTTCACAGTTTGATGTTGGTGCATGTCTATTTGGATTCACATCACACAATGAGTTTCTCATTGTGGATGATGGGCACCTTGTCTTGTACAATCCAAATACGAATGAGCAGATAAGGTTGGAGGGTTATTGTCCTGAAGATTATGATGTACAAAACATCATGGAGTATGTGGACAGTCTTGTTTGGGTAGCACCTGCCAAAGCATGA